Proteins found in one Abyssibius alkaniclasticus genomic segment:
- a CDS encoding endonuclease/exonuclease/phosphatase family protein, protein MFRIASYNIRKSIGLDYRRDPLRVLGVVNSLAADIVALQEVDRRFGTRKSSIPAALLKDETDYFALDVATRNGSIGWHGNAILLRRGTRVTRISRIDLPGLEPRGAVSADLALASGPLRVVGLHLGLRSKDRRTQSAALVEHLKTLPDMPAIVIGDFNEWSQQGRNLTALHSVLDMHVPGRSYPTQRPVAQLDRIAHSRDLRVENSAVHRCKSAARASDHLPIWADMARA, encoded by the coding sequence TTTCGCATTGCCAGTTACAATATCCGAAAGTCCATCGGGCTGGATTACCGGCGCGACCCGCTGCGCGTGCTGGGCGTGGTCAATAGCCTTGCGGCCGATATCGTTGCCCTGCAAGAGGTTGACCGCCGGTTCGGCACCCGCAAAAGCAGCATTCCTGCGGCTTTGCTGAAGGATGAAACCGACTATTTTGCGCTGGATGTGGCCACACGGAATGGCAGTATCGGCTGGCATGGCAATGCGATTTTGCTGCGCCGCGGCACAAGGGTGACGCGCATTTCGCGCATTGATCTGCCGGGGCTGGAGCCGCGCGGTGCCGTCTCGGCCGATCTTGCGCTGGCCAGTGGCCCGCTGCGGGTGGTGGGCCTTCATCTGGGGCTGCGCAGCAAGGACCGGCGCACGCAATCAGCAGCACTTGTGGAACATCTGAAAACCCTGCCCGACATGCCCGCCATTGTGATTGGTGACTTCAACGAATGGAGCCAGCAGGGCCGCAACCTGACCGCGCTTCACAGCGTGCTTGATATGCATGTGCCGGGGCGCAGCTACCCTACGCAGCGCCCGGTTGCCCAGTTGGACCGGATCGCCCATAGCCGCGACTTGCGGGTGGAAAACAGCGCCGTGCATCGCTGCAAGTCGGCAGCGCGCGCGTCGGACCATTTGCCGATCTGGGCCGATATGGCCCGCGCCTAG
- the topA gene encoding type I DNA topoisomerase, with protein sequence MAVVVVESPAKAKTINKYLGPGYTVLASYGHVRDLPPKDGSVDPDNKFEMLWEVATTSQKHVKAIADALKDDDTLILATDPDREGEAISWHLQEALLKRRAIKKTTHVERVVFNAITKAAVTKAMENPREIDMPLVNAYLARRALDYLVGFKLSPVLWRKLPGSRSAGRVQSVCLRLIVEREMEIEAFKPQEYWSVTAALTNPRGAAFDARLIELAGKKLDKFDLANETDASLAVQAVKSRDLTVLNVEAKPASRNPSAPFMTSTLQQEASRKHGFGAQTTMRAAQRLYEAGHITYMRTDGIDMAPEAVMAARDAIRARFGESFLPKSPRMYKNKAKNAQEAHECIRPTEMDKSPEKLRLDGDERKLYDLIWKRTIASQMEAARMERTAVDIGAQDGQVLLRANGQVVVFEGFLKVYQEGRDDVAEDDDARLPQLAVGEKLLKEAVTPEQHFTQPPPRYTEATLVKRMEELGIGRPSTYASVITTIQDRDYVAKDKGRLIPQDKGRLVTIFLENYFRRYVEYDFTAALEDDLDKVSAGDEDWQVLLARFWRDFSAAIGETAELRITDVLEKINEVLEPHLFPKTPEDPTPRICKTCGNGQLNLKTARSGGAFIGCSNYPECRYTRPLSGDINGDIGPDGKLLGHDDNGLPVSLRVGRYGPFVQLGEVTEEEPKPKRSSLPKGLAPDAVDLQKALDLLSLPRAIGTHPDGGEIEANLGRFGPYVLWHKPAEEEGGKPSKLYANLKDADELFTIGMNHAVEIIAQKAARGGAGRGAAAKPLRELGDHPEGGPIAVMPGRYGPYVKWEKINATIPKELTPEDISLEAAIGLINAKAATKPKRKTAAKKPTAKKKPAAKKAAAKKPAARKKAE encoded by the coding sequence CGGTTCTGGCCTCTTATGGCCATGTGCGCGACCTGCCGCCAAAAGACGGCTCGGTCGACCCCGACAACAAGTTCGAGATGCTCTGGGAGGTGGCGACCACCTCGCAAAAGCATGTCAAGGCGATTGCCGATGCGCTGAAGGATGACGACACGCTCATCCTTGCAACCGACCCCGACCGTGAGGGCGAGGCGATTTCATGGCATTTGCAAGAGGCGCTGCTCAAACGCCGCGCCATCAAGAAAACCACCCATGTGGAGCGTGTGGTGTTCAACGCCATCACCAAGGCCGCCGTGACCAAGGCAATGGAAAACCCGCGCGAAATCGATATGCCGCTGGTCAACGCCTATCTGGCGCGCCGTGCGCTGGACTATCTTGTCGGCTTCAAACTCTCACCCGTTCTGTGGCGCAAACTGCCCGGCTCGCGCTCGGCTGGGCGTGTGCAATCGGTCTGTTTGCGGCTGATTGTCGAGCGCGAGATGGAGATCGAAGCCTTCAAACCGCAGGAATATTGGAGCGTGACCGCCGCGCTGACCAACCCGCGCGGCGCTGCCTTTGATGCGCGGCTGATCGAGCTTGCCGGCAAGAAGCTCGACAAATTCGACCTTGCCAATGAAACCGATGCCAGCCTTGCGGTGCAGGCGGTCAAAAGCCGCGACCTTACCGTGCTGAATGTCGAAGCCAAGCCCGCCAGCCGCAACCCCTCGGCCCCTTTCATGACCTCGACGCTGCAACAGGAAGCCAGCCGCAAGCACGGCTTTGGTGCGCAAACCACCATGCGCGCCGCCCAGCGCCTGTATGAGGCCGGGCACATCACCTATATGCGGACCGACGGGATTGACATGGCGCCCGAGGCCGTGATGGCCGCGCGCGATGCGATCCGCGCCCGATTTGGCGAAAGTTTCCTGCCCAAATCGCCGCGCATGTATAAGAACAAGGCCAAGAATGCGCAGGAAGCGCATGAATGTATTCGCCCCACGGAAATGGATAAATCGCCCGAAAAGCTGCGGCTGGATGGTGACGAGCGCAAGCTTTACGACCTGATCTGGAAGCGCACCATCGCCAGCCAGATGGAAGCCGCCCGCATGGAGCGCACGGCCGTTGATATTGGTGCGCAAGATGGCCAGGTGCTGCTGCGCGCCAATGGCCAGGTGGTTGTGTTCGAAGGTTTTCTGAAGGTCTATCAGGAAGGCCGCGACGATGTGGCCGAAGATGATGACGCCCGCCTGCCCCAGCTTGCCGTGGGCGAAAAGCTGCTCAAAGAGGCGGTGACGCCCGAGCAGCATTTCACCCAGCCGCCGCCGCGCTATACCGAGGCGACGCTCGTGAAACGCATGGAAGAACTGGGCATTGGCCGCCCCTCGACCTATGCCAGCGTGATCACCACCATTCAGGACCGTGATTATGTCGCCAAGGACAAGGGCCGCCTCATCCCGCAAGACAAGGGTCGCCTGGTTACCATTTTCCTTGAGAATTACTTCCGCCGCTATGTGGAATATGATTTTACCGCCGCGCTGGAAGACGACCTCGACAAGGTTTCGGCCGGCGATGAGGACTGGCAGGTGCTGCTGGCACGTTTCTGGCGCGATTTTTCGGCCGCGATTGGTGAGACGGCAGAGCTGCGCATCACCGATGTGCTTGAGAAAATCAACGAGGTGCTGGAGCCGCATCTCTTCCCCAAAACGCCCGAAGACCCGACGCCGCGCATTTGCAAAACCTGCGGCAACGGGCAGTTGAACCTGAAAACCGCGCGCTCCGGCGGGGCCTTTATTGGATGTTCGAATTACCCCGAATGCCGCTACACCCGCCCGCTTTCCGGCGATATCAACGGCGATATCGGCCCCGATGGCAAGCTGCTGGGCCATGACGATAACGGCCTGCCCGTCAGCCTGCGCGTCGGCCGCTATGGCCCCTTCGTGCAGCTTGGCGAGGTGACGGAAGAGGAACCCAAACCCAAGCGCAGCTCGCTGCCCAAGGGGCTGGCGCCCGATGCGGTGGACCTGCAAAAAGCGCTCGACCTGCTGTCGCTGCCGCGTGCCATTGGCACCCATCCGGATGGTGGTGAGATCGAGGCAAATTTGGGACGATTCGGCCCCTATGTGCTGTGGCACAAACCTGCGGAGGAGGAGGGCGGCAAGCCGTCCAAACTATATGCCAACCTCAAGGATGCCGACGAACTGTTCACCATAGGCATGAACCACGCCGTTGAAATCATCGCGCAAAAGGCCGCGCGTGGCGGCGCGGGCCGTGGTGCGGCGGCCAAGCCCTTGCGTGAACTTGGCGACCACCCCGAAGGCGGGCCGATTGCCGTGATGCCCGGGCGCTATGGCCCCTATGTGAAATGGGAAAAGATCAACGCGACCATTCCCAAGGAACTCACGCCCGAGGATATTTCGCTTGAAGCCGCGATCGGGTTGATCAACGCCAAAGCCGCAACCAAACCCAAGCGCAAGACAGCCGCCAAAAAACCGACGGCGAAGAAAAAACCGGCGGCGAAGAAAGCCGCTGCCAAAAAGCCCGCAGCACGGAAAAAAGCCGAATAA